One segment of Anser cygnoides isolate HZ-2024a breed goose chromosome 5, Taihu_goose_T2T_genome, whole genome shotgun sequence DNA contains the following:
- the BMP4 gene encoding bone morphogenetic protein 4 gives MIPGNRMLMVILLCQVLLGGTNHASLIPETGRKKVAELQGQAGSGRRSAQSHELLRGFETTLLQMFGLRRRPQPSKSAVIPSYMLDLYRLQSGEEEESLQEISLQYPERSTSRANTVRSFHHEEHLETVPGPSEAPRIRFVFNLSSVPENEVISSAELRLYREQVEEPSAAWERGFHRINIYEVMKPLSERAQAITRLLDTRLVHHNVTRWETFDVSPAVIRWTKDKQPNHGLVIEVTHLHHAQTHQGKHVRISRSLPQGRGDWAQLRPLLVTFGHDGRGHALTRRARRSPKHQRSRKNKKNCRRHALYVDFSDVGWNDWIVAPPGYQAFYCHGDCPFPLADHLNSTNHAIVQTLVNSVNSSIPKACCVPTELSAISMLYLDEYDKVVLKNYQEMVVEGCGCR, from the exons ATGATTCCTGGTAACCGAATGCTGATGGTCATCCTACTATGCCAAGTCCTGCTAGGAGGTACCAACCATGCTAGCCTGATACCCGAGACCGGCAGGAAGAAAGTCGCAGAGCTTCAGGGACAAGCCGGATCCGGACGCcgctctgcccaaagccatgaaCTCTTGCGGGGTTTCGAAACAACTCTGCTGCAGATGTTTGGGCTGCGAAGGCGGCCTCAGCCCAGCAAGTCAGCCGTCATTCCTAGTTACATGCTGGATCTCTACCGGCTCCAGTccggggaagaggaggaaagccTCCAGGAAATTAGCCTGCAGTACCCCGAGCGATCGACCAGCCGGGCAAACACCGTGAGGAGTTTCCACCATGAAG AGCACCTGGAGACCGTCCCGGGCCCCAGCGAGGCGCCCCGGATCCGCTTCGTCTTCAACCTCAGCAGCGTGCCGGAAAACGAGGTGATCTCCTCGGCGGAGCTGCGGCTGTACCGGGAGCAGGTGGAGGAGCCGAGCGCGGCGTGGGAGAGGGGCTTCCACCGGATAAACATTTACGAAGTGATGAAGCCGCTGTCGGAGCGCGCTCAGGCCATTACGCGCCTGTTGGACACGCGGCTGGTGCACCACAACGTGACGCGCTGGGAGACCTTTGATGTGAGCCCGGCCGTGATCCGGTGGACCAAGGACAAGCAGCCGAACCACGGGCTGGTGATCGAGGTGACCCACCTCCACCACGCACAGACTCATCAGGGCAAACACGTCAGGATTAGCCGATCTTTACCTCAAGGGCGCGGGGACTGGGCTCAGCTCAGGCCGCTCCTGGTCACTTTTGGGCACGACGGGCGAGGCCACGCGCTGACCCGCAGAGCCCGCCGGAGCCCCAAGCACCAGCGTTCCcgcaagaacaaaaaaaactgcCGCCGCCATGCCCTCTATGTGGATTTCAGCGACGTGGGCTGGAACGACTGGATCGTGGCGCCCCCGGGGTACCAGGCGTTTTACTGCCACGGGGACTGCCCCTTCCCTCTGGCCGACCACCTCAACTCCACGAACCACGCCATCGTGCAGACGCTGGTCAACTCCGTGAACTCCAGCATCCCCAAGGCCTGCTGCGTGCCCACGGAGCTGAGCGCCATCTCCATGCTCTACCTGGATGAGTATGACAAGGTGGTCCTGAAAAACTACCAGGAGATGGTGGTGGAGGGGTGCGGGTGCCGCtga